A genomic stretch from Cydia amplana chromosome 1, ilCydAmpl1.1, whole genome shotgun sequence includes:
- the LOC134653938 gene encoding uncharacterized protein LOC134653938: protein MSHLLNHSNNMSVIGEEYHKLTAELDAREVLQYLNHLGIQNISGEVLKHFITDLKKLIKYDLQQKYGFDHENIPTQGPERLHSASTFSSRIRSRMSDNKDLKCNRDCLSRRKALHVRNIQSTPNIRQTVPDEQPLRRACSCVRVEKKESTSSQVKTTTTTSNNNIIRVAKPPAMKKCDPVSLYHYYTSLWEKYKPNVPGENNWSDLRWSVRQKMAGSASQTHNKISKIPDNPKVLDK, encoded by the exons atgtcGCACTTATTAAATCATAGTAATAACATGTCAGTTATTGGTGAAGAGTACCATAAGCTAACCGCGGAACTTGACGCTAGGGAAGTACTGCAATACTTAAACCATCTAGGAATTCAAAATATAAGCGGAGAGGTTTTGAAACACTTTATCACAG atttaaagaaattaatcaagTATGATCTTCAGCAGAAATATGGTTTTGATCATGAGAACATTCCAACACAAGGTCCAGAAAGGCTACACAGTGCTAGTACATTCTCATCCAGGATTAGATCGCGAATGTCAGATAACAAAGATTTGAAATGTAATAGAGATTGCCTGAGTAGAAGAAAGGCATTGCACGTCCGCAATATACAGTCTACTCCTAACATTCGACAGACAGTGCCCGATGAGCAACCGTTAAGAAGGGCTTGCTCGTGTGTAAGAGTTGAGAAAAAGGAATCTACATCCAGCCAAGTGAAAACCACTACTACCACCTCAAACAATAATA TAATTAGAGTTGCAAAGCCACCAGCAATGAAGAAATGTGATCCTGTATCCCTGTATCATTATTACACATCACTTTGGGAGAAGTACAAGCCCAATGTTCCCGGTGAAAATAACTGGTCTGACTTGAGGTGGAGTGTGAGGCAGAAAATGGCAGGTAGTGCCAGTCAGacacataataaaataagcaag ATTCCGGATAATCCCAAAGTACTGGATAAATGA
- the LOC134650581 gene encoding aminoacylase-1-like → MSYASNPAIANFVEYLQIPSVQPNINYDACVSFLKKQASSLGLEFVVHEIVLKKPIVILTWRGSEPARPSILLNSHMDVVPVFEKSWSYPPFSAHIDKDGKIFARGSQDMKCVGIQYLEAVRKLKAAGVQLKSTLHITFVPDEEIGGHDGMMKFVHTPEFKALNVGFGLDEGIASPNEEFILFYGERSIWQIHVHCPGTPGHGSLILPNTAGEKLRYIIDKFMDLREQQKRILQSDTKLTTGDVTTINMTQIYGGVQSNVVPEKLSVVFDMRLAITVDHVQFENMIKQWCKEAGEGVNYEFEQRNDKVESTKLDASNPYWVAFKAAADEMNIKLACRIFPAATDSRYVREVGIPALGFSPMNYTPVLLHDHDEFLKADTFLKGIDIYVKLITAVANL, encoded by the exons ATGTCGTATGCCAGTAACCCGGCCATTGCAAACTTTGTGGAATATCTCCAGATACCGAGTGTGCAGCCAAACATCAATTATG ATGCATGCGTAAGTTTCCTGAAAAAGCAAGCGTCATCGCTCGGTCTGGAATTTGTAGTTCATGAGATCGTACTGAAGAAGCCAATCGTCATTTTAACATGGCGAGGCTCGGAACCGGCTCGTCCTTCGATACTGCTGAACTCGCACATGGATGTCGTGCCTGTGTTCGAA AAAAGTTGGTCATACCCACCCTTCAGTGCCCACATCGATAAGGATGGAAAAATCTTTGCCCGTGGCTCTCAAGACATGAAATGCGTTGGTATACAATACCTGGAGGCTGTTCGTAAACTGAAGGCTGCCGGGGTGCAGTTAAAGAGTACTCTTCACATCACATTCGTTCCAG ATGAAGAAATTGGGGGTCATGATGGCATGATGAAGTTTGTGCATACTCCTGAGTTCAAGGCGTTAAACGTGGGATTCGGGTTAGACGAAGGGATCGCGAGCCCTAATGAAGAATTCATCTTGTTCTATGGCGAGCGTAGCATATggc AAATTCACGTTCACTGCCCTGGAACGCCTGGACATGGTTCCCTCATTCTTCCGAACACGGCTGGTGAAAAG ctGAGATATATCATCGACAAGTTTATGGATTTGCGGGAACAACAAAAACGCATCCTGCAAAGTGACACCAAACTAACAACTGGAGATGTGACCACGATAAATATGACGCAGATCtat GGTGGTGTGCAATCGAATGTAGTTCCCGAAAAACTAAGTGTAGTTTTCGATATGAGGCTGGCTATTACCGTGGACCATGTGCAATTCGAGAATATG ATTAAACAATGGTGCAAAGAAGCCGGGGAGGGCGTAAATTACGAGTTTGAACAGAGAAACGACAAGGTGGAGTCCACCAAGCTTGACGCGAGCAACCCTTACTGGGTAGCATTCAAAGCTGCCGCCGATGAGAT GAATATTAAACTGGCCTGCAGAATCTTCCCCGCTGCTACGGATAGTAGGTACGTTCGCGAAGTTGGTATCCCTGCGCTGGGGTTCTCGCCGATGAACTATACCCCAGTGCTGCTACACGACCACGACGAGTTTCTGAAGGCCGACACATTTTTAAAGGGCATCGATATATATGTTAAACTGATAACAGCTGTCGCTAACCTATAA